The genomic segment CAGTTTCCGAACTATGGAAGAGGCGTTGGATAAAATCGGTTTTGCGTTGCCGGATGTGGTGCTTTCCGACATTGCTTTGCCGGGGATGAATGGCATCAAAGGCGTCAAGCTACTCAAAGAACGTTACCCGGATTTGTTAATCCTGATGATTACCATTTATGACGATGATGAACGGGTGTTTGATGCGATTTGCGCGGGAGCTTGCGGCTATCTGCTCAAGAAAACGCCGCCGGGAAAATTGATTGAAAGCATACGCGAAGCGGTTGACGGCGGTGCGCCGATGACCCCGGAAATCGCGCTTCGAGTGATTAAATTATTTCGCGAAATTCGCCCGCCTGAACGCGCCAATTATGAACTCACGCCGCATGAAACCCGACTCTTGAAATTATTTGTCGAAGGTCACAATTACAAAACCGCGGCGCGAGAATTGGGAGTTTCGATTAATACGATTAATTTTCATGTGCGCAATGTCTACGCCAAATTACAGGTTCATTCGCGTTCGGAAGCCGTCGCCAAAGCGTTGCGCGACCGGTTGATTTAAATAAGCGCAAAAATGGCAAACGGCGAAAGGTTACAGAGTGCCTGACCTTTCGCCGTTTTATTTTGCTTATCAAAATCCTGTTTATGCCGGATTGTTTTCGTAATCATAGAGCATCAGCGGTGCTTTACCGAGCAAGCGAATGTAGGTGTAAAGCTGACCACGATGATGCCAGTGCTCATCATAAGCGAAGGCAAAATACTGCCACGCCGGAAAACTTCCATAGGGCGCATCAATCAGGCGTGATAACTCTTCATCGGTGATGGCATTGACCGTTTCATTGGCGATTTTGTGACAGTTGCTGGCGTAATCCTGCAATTTGGCAACGGTGGTTAAACCGGCAAGCGCGGCTTTGGCGGATTCCTTTTCGGGATTAGCCGCGGCTTCGGCTTCGGTGGGAATTTTCCCCGAACGAACACATTCACCAACGAGTTTTTCAAAGCTGTAAATGTGATAGACCAATTCGCGAATCGAACGCATTTCGGGTTGCGGGCGAAAGTCCAAGTCCTGGTCACTGAGTTGTCCGATGGCGCGTAGTGTGACGCCATGAACCATATCGAAATATTGTCTTTGTCCAAGCAATGCTTGTTTGTTCATTAGCTATTCTCCTTCGGTTTGATTTGTACGAAAGACAATTTAACAGAGGCGAGTGACAACCTTATGTCAGCATCTTTTTTGCCCGGAGATTTTTTTTGAGAATTTTTTCGGCTTCGTCAATGACGCGAAACCTGAGCGATTCAGGTTCTAAAATTTGTACCTGTGCGCCCCAACTCATTAACCAATTCCAGACTTCGTTTTCATGGTGAACTCTGAGAGTTACCAATAAACCTTCAGCGGTGCTTTGCATCTCATCGACGTAATACGAGCGCCACTCGCGAACCCAGTTTTCAATCGCTTTATCGAACAGGGCGCGAATGATGATTTGTCGTTCATCGCGTTCGATTTGTTCAAGGGTAAAATCCGCCGGACGGATAAAGGTTTTATCGAGCAAGGTGAGCGATTCGATTCTATCCAAACGAAAATTGCGAAACGCCTGCCGCAGGTGGCAATGGGCGACCAGATACCAGTTGCCTGTGTAATGCACCAACCCATAAGGGTCAACCTCGCGTGAAGATTGTTCAGGCGAATATCGCCCATTATAAACGATGTGGGTGGTTCGGGATTCGATAATGGCGCGGCGCAATTTCCTTAAATTATCGTTTTCTTCGTGATTGACGCCCATTGGCACAAGTTCGATGCTGTTTTGTAAAAAGCGCACCTCTTCGCGGCGTTTGGTTGAAAGCACCGTTTCAATTTTGCGGCTTGCGGATTGGGCGGCGGTTTTGTATTGCGAATCGAAATGGTCGGCGACGAAATGGCTGCCCAGAATTAACATGGTGGCTTCATCGGTTGAAAAACTGAGTGGCGGCAAAAAATAACCTTCCATCAAAGCGTAGCCTTGACCGGGAAGCGAAATCACCGGGACGCCGGTTTCGCAAAGCGCCTGAATATCGCGATAGACGGTGCGTTTGGTGATTGAAAATTTTTCGGCTAAATCTTCGGCGCGGCGAATGCCACCGCGTTGCAGTTCAAAAACCAGGGCGAGCAATCGGTCTGTACGATTCATAGGCTGTCATTATCTTTATTGTCAATTGCGTCCGTCAATTCATCTTGCAAAGGCGATAAGTATACGGACGAATGTAACCTCAACGTTTGTTCGGCTGGTTTGACTCGATTCCACCAACTGTTTTTTTCATGCAGATTGGTCGGGGAAATCATGGCGCTACTGATCAAGGATGGCTTCACGCCGCGTCCGCTGAGAAATTCACCTTGAAAATCAGCTCAAGCTTTTCCGCAAGCTGCCCGCCCGTTCGGCAATTGGTTTTTTAAGCGAACCTGGAAAGATTAAGGCTCAGACTTTTATGGAGATTGTACAGAATTCGAGGCAATTGTTATGCTGTACGCGCTTTGGGGGGGAATCGCTTGCAGGGCACGCAGGTTCTGAAACTGGCTTTGTAAATATCGCTATTTCATAGGCTGTTTTGAATCACCCCGGAGGGTATCTTTTTCAAGTGTGTTGACTGACTGGTGATGGGCAAAGGGAAAATGACCAACCGCTTTTATATTGCTCTAACAGGATTCATTTTATCGGGGTGGGTTTGCTCATATGCCCTTTCACAAAGTGTCAAATTTTCGACGTTAAACACTGGCACCCCGTCAACGGGGACATCGTTACGAGAAAGTCATACGCCTCCCGGCAATAAAAATTCGCCGCGAAGGAGTCAACTCTCCCCTTATCATTTCGATGTGTGGACGACCGACAACGGCTTGCCACAAAATTCGATCAACAGCATTCTGCAAAGTCGCGATGGCTATTTGTGGTTCACAACTTATGACGGACTGGTGCGCTATGATGGCGTGCAGTTTACCGTCTTCAATGCCGGGAATACGCCTGAGTTGAAAAGCAGTCGGTTTAGTCACCTGTTTGAAGACCGTGACGGTTACCTGTGGGTGAATACCGAAGCCAATCAACTCATACGCTACAAAGATGGTGAGTTTGTGACCTTCAGTAAAGAGGACGGGCTGACGGGAACCTTGATTTTGCAAATCCGGCAGGATGAGGGCAGTCCGCTTCTGGTGCATAGCGAAAGCGATGTGGTTTATCTGAAAGATGGAAGATTCTTTGCCCAAGACCCCTCTTCACCTCGATTGTATAACGATTTTGGCTACCCGGTTCGCTCAGGAGCGGTCTGGCATCTCGATGAAACCGGATTGCATCGCCTTGAACAGGGGCGCGTCACTGCCCATGCATGGATAAGTGGACTGACGTCGCGCGACATCAAAGTGGTCTTTGAAGACCGTCAAGGAGTTTTGTGGGTTGGCGCGTCGCGAGGCTTATTATTGCGATTCAAAGATGGCGCTTTCAATTATTATTCGCAAAAAGATGGGTTACCCGATAATCGCATCAATGTGCTTTGCGATGACCGGCAGGGGAATCTCTGGATTGGGACTTCAAACGGGGGGGTATATCGCTTCAAAGATAATCAGTTCACCTCCTATACAACGACGAACGGATTGGCAGGTAACGAAATCCTGTCGCTTTATGAAGACCGCGAAGGCATTTTATGGATTGGTTCAACCGGCGGTCTCAGCCGTTTGCGTGACAATATCATTACTTCATACGCCGTTGAAGATGGACTGACAGCAAATAATACTTATCCGATTTGCCTGGACAATGAAGGCACCATCTGGATAGGCACCTGGCCGGGACTGACGAAATATCAAGCCGGGATTTTTACTCGGTGCGGCGAGCAATATGGAGTAGCAAAAGAACTGGTGACCTCACTGATGAGGGATAAAGAAGGAAGCATGTGGATAGGGTGTTGGGGCGGCGGCGCGCGACGTTACCAAGATGGTGTGGTGACTGCCTATATGATGAAGGATGGGCTTCCCGATAATGTCGTGCGGGCAATTCGGCAGGATAAACAGGGAACGATTTGGATAGGCACGCAGAATGGTCTGGCAAAATATCAACAAGGCGCATTCACCATTTACACAACCAAAGACGGGCTTCCCGGAAATACCATCAATGTGATTTATGAAGACCGGGACGGACATTTGTGGATTGGTACGCAAAGCGGCGTTTGCCAGTTGAAAGATGGACAATTTAGTTCATATGCAGGAATTGATGGACTATCCGGTCATATCATCCGGGCGATTTATGAGGATCGTGATGGGGTGTTCTGGTTTGGCACTTATGATGCGGGATTGGTTCGATACAAAGATGGCAACTTCACCAGAATAACCGTGAAAGAAGGTTTATTTAATAACGGGGTATTTCAAATTCTGGAAGACGCCAAAAGTAATTTCTGGATGAGTTGCAATCTGGGAATTTATCGGGTCAATAAAGGCGAATTGAATGATTATGCCGAAGGTCGCGGCAAAACCGTGACGGCGATTCCCTATGGCAAACGCGACGGCATGTTGAATTCCGAATGCAATGGCGGCGGGCAGCCTGCGGGGGTCGCCGCTCTTGATGGTAAATTATGGTTCCCAACTCAAGGAGGCGTCGCTGTGGTTGACCCTGAAGCTGTACCCATTAGCGCGCAACCGCCTTCGGTGATGATCGAGAAATTTCTGGTTGATAACCGGGCGACCAGCTTTCGCCAGTTTGTAGAGATTCCCGCAGATACTGAGAATTTTGAAATTCATTACACCGGTTTGAGTTTCATTATGTCCGAGCGCCTCAAATTCAAATATCAGCTGGAAGGTTGGGATACGGACTGGGTGGATGCGGACACGCGACGGGTAGCTTACTATACACACGTTACCCCCGGACGTTACACCTTTCGAGTGATTGCGGCAAATCGCGACGGCGTTTGGAATTTGCAGGGCGCAAGTGTGCAACTTCACCTCGTCCCGCCATTTTGGAAAACCGGTTGGTTCTATTCATTGGTATTGGTCAGCGCCGCCGGACTAATCTGGTTAAGCATCTGGCTGCGTATCAAACGGCTGGAAAAAGCCCGGTTGGCACAGGAAGCTTTCTCGCAACAACTGATTAAATCACAGGAATCCGAACGGCAGCGCATCGCCGCTGAGTTGCACGATAGTCTTGGGCAACATTTACTGATAATCAAAAATTCGGCATTGCTCGGACTCCATCTGTCGCAACCCGAAGCGCGCGGCAGGGAACAGCTTGATGATATTTCCGCTACCGCTTCACAGGCTATCGAAGAGGTACGCGAAATATCATACAATCTGCGCCCCTATCAACTGGATGATTTGGGGTTGAGCAAAGCGATTGAATCGATCATCGCTAAAGTTGCAGCATCCTGTGAAATCGAAATTATTTCGCAAATCCCATCTCTTGACGGCAGGTTTTTGCCGGAAGCCGAGATTAATCTGTATCGCATCATCCAGGAATGTCTGAACAATATTGTCAAACATTCAGCAGCCACACAGGCAAAAATTATTATTGAAACCAATGGACAGTTGATTGAACTGTTTATTCAGGATAATGGTCGGGGTTTCAATATCGAAAAAAAACTCGGTCAGGAACGCGAAGGGTTCGGGTTGCAAGGCATTGCCGAACGCGCCCGTATGCTTGGCGCAAAACTGGATATTCAATCGACAGTCGGACAGGGAACGACAGTAACCCTGGGTATCGAGGCGAACAATAGGAGATATGGAAAATAACATCCGCATACTGATTGCTGACGATCATCCCATCTTTCGTAAAGGATTGCGCCAGGTGATTGAGATGGAAAGCGGCATGAAGGTCGTAGCCGAAGCCGAAAACGGCAAGCGCGCGCTTGAACAGATTCGTGAAGCGCGCCCGGATGTCGCAGTGCTGGATATTCATATGCCTGAAATGAGCGGGTTTGAATTAGTGCAGGCTTTGCGCGCCCAGGGTCTCGCCGTTGAAATCATTTTTCTCACCATGCATAAAGCCGAAGATATGTTTAATGCGGCGATTGATAATGGGGTGAAAGGCTATGTGCTTAAAGACAGCGCCGTCACGGATATTGTTGGCAGCATCAAAGCGGTCATGCAGGGGCAGCCGTATATCAGTCCGCAGCTTTCGGGGTTTCTGCTCAACCGCAGTGCCAGAGCCGACAGTTTGCGCCGCGAAAAACCGCAACTCGATGACCTGACGCCTGCCGAACGGCGTGTGCTCAAAATGCTTGCCGAATACAAAACCAGCAAACAGATTGCTGATGAATTAAACATCCACTGGCGAACCGTTGATAATCATCGCGCCAATATCTGCCAGAAGTTGGGACTCAGCGGCAGCCACGCGCTGATGAAATTCGCGATTGAACACAAATCCGAAATTTAAGCCCGTAAGCATTAATCAGACCTTGGCTGAGGCAATAGATGGACTGGAATCGGAGCCTGTTTGAATACTTTTCAATCAAGCTCTTCCAAAATATAACCACCAACCTGATGTGAATCATTAACCCCTGCAATTTTCTGACGACAAGTAAAAAATGAGTAATATTACCTAAGAAAATTGTGTAATCCCCTTTATTCAAATTGCCTGTAAATTGTCGCATACTGGCGACGTGAGCAAACTGCTTAAGCTGTTGATTATTGATGACAGCCCCAGGTTTCGCAGGGCAATCAAGCAGGTTGTCAACGATCTTGTCAGTGAAATTCATGAATACTCTGATGGAGCGGATGCTTTGACGGCATATGCCGCGCACCGCCCTGATTGGGTCTTAATGGATATTCGTATGAAAAAGATCGACGGACTTTCAGCTACCCGTCAAATTAAAAAGTCATACCCGGATGCCCTTATTGCCATCATTTCAATCGGCAAAGATGAAGCAATCCGCGAGGCTGCGCTTTTGGCGGGCGCCTGTGCCTTTATCGCCAAGGACAATCTTTTTGAATTGCGGAATTTGCTCATCGAAAACCTTGAGAAACCAACAAAACCGACAGGATTGCAGTAGCCATTCGACATAACGCCTGTCAGCAAATCTATAACCTTGCCGCTACCGAAAAGATGCGGCAGGCAGTATCGTCAAGCACAATTAAAAATTAGTGACAGCCACCAATCTGGTTATTGAAAATATTTGCTTTCGATGAACACAAGACCGAAACCACTATTCACCAACCACCAAAATTTCGCCACAGGGAGAATCCGAAAATGAAATCTAATCCCCATTTCACACGGGTCATTTTATTAGCAGTTGTTTTAATCAGCGCGTGGTTATTGTCTCTCGCCGGTTTAAAACTGGTAAATGCCGATACCGGGATAATCGAAAACAGTACCTATCATTTTTCCAACTCAACCGATGCCGGAGACCTCGACCCGGCAATGTTTTACGCTGTCTATACCGTCGATAACCTCGGCGACACGGGAGCGGGGACAGGAACAACCGGAGATTTTCGTTATTGTCTGTCACAGGCGAATGCTGCGGGAGGAAGTAACACGATTAACTTCAGCGTGACGGGGACAATCAATTTATCGAGCGCGCTTCCGGCGATTAACAATGACCTGACGATTAATGGCCCGGGAGCGAATGCGTTGACTATCAATGGGAATAATTTCGCGGTGGTTTTTAATATTTCCACCAATAAGACCGTCAATATCAATGGCGTGACGATTACCGGTGGCAACGGCACCAGTCTGGTTGCCGGTGGCATAGATAATTCAGGCAACCTGACCCTCAACGGGTGTCACATTACTGGCAATGCGGGAAAATTTGCCGGCGGTTTACAGAACTTAGGCAGCTTAACCGTTCTCAACAGTACCTTCTCTAACAATACGGCTACACTTACGGGGTTTAACAACGGGGGCGGGATTTCGCAAAGCAATAATGGAGTGATGCTTGTAACCAACACGACGATTAGTGGAAATCAAGCAACCGCTTTTGGCAATGCCAATGGCGGCATCTTGATATTTGATGGAACGGCAGTCATAACCAACAGCACCATCACAGACAATAAAGGCGGGACGAACGATAGCGTCGGGGGCATAAGAAGAAACTTCGGTCTGGTGGTTGTGCGTAATTCGATTGTCGCGGCAAATCGCAACAATTCCACGGTGCCGGATGTTGGTGGCGGACTGACATCGCAGGGCTACAATCTGATTGGTAATGTCGGCGGCGAGGTGCTTTTTGATCAACCTGGTGATCAGACGGGAACCGGCGCTGCACCGCTTGACCCGCTTGTCGCCCCGCTCACCAATAACGGCGGAACCACACCCACCCATGCGCTTTATGGTGGCAGCCCTACAATTGATAAAGGTTTGAGTTTCGATTCAGTGATTGACCAACGTGGACTTGCACGCACCTTCGATGACCCGAATATCGCATCAGCCACCGGCGGCGATAATACGGACATCGGAGCTTATGAAGCCCAGACTGTTTTGCCATCATTTGGAAATTATCCCAACACCAGTGTGCCGTTAGGCGCGAATACGACCATCACGCCGAGCGCGCCGCCTTTTATGATGAGTCGCGTCAGTGTTTCAACATCAGCAAAATTTAAAGGGACGTTGACCGCCAATCCTGTGACCGGTGTAGTGCGGGTGACCAACGCCTATCCGTCAGGGATTTATACGCTAACCCTGAATGGATTCGGAGCCAACGGAGTGGGTAGGCGTTCGTTTACCCTGACGGTGCAAAGTGGCACGCCTTGCGAAAACCCTCTGGCTTTTACCTACGCGCCTGATGTTGCGCTCAACCCGTTTTCCAATTCGCTGGCGGTGGGGGATTTTAACGAAGACGGGCGTCAGGATTTTGTTGCCGGATATGATAGTCCCGACCCGGCTTCTGTACGCCTGGGTGATGGGGCAGGTAATTTTTCGGGTTCGACCACCGTTAGCGCCCAACCGTTTATTCGGGCAATTGTGGTGGGTGATTTTAACGAAGATGGCCATCAGGATTTGGGGCTTTCTAATAACAGTGTGCTTCGCAGTGTGTCCATTCGTCTTGGAGATGGAGCCGGAAATTTTTCAGGTACACTGAATGTGCCAACCGGAGCGATTCCAAATGCCGTGGCTATCGGAGATTTCAACGGTGATGGTCATCAGGATTTAGCCACAGCCAATGAAATTGATAATACGGTTTCAATTCGATTTGGAGATGGTCAGGGGAATTTTTCGGGCACTTCGGAAATAGCCGTAGGCGAACGTCCATACTCTATCGCGGTCAGTGATTTTAATGGTGATGGCAAGCTGGATTTTGCCACTGCGAATTTAAATGGGAATGCGGCTTCAGTTCGTTTGGGAAATGGCGCGGGCAGTTTTGCGAATGCTCCCGATATTGCGCTGGGTGGATTTCAACAATTTGTCGTTGCGGGTGATTTCAATAGCGATAATAAACCCGACCTCGCCATTGCGATGGTCAGCGTGAATGTCGTTGCCATTCGCCTCGGTGATGGCGCAGGTAATTTTTCGGGGATGACGAATGTCCCGGTCAGTTCAGGTCCAGCCTGCATCGCGCTTGGCGATTTCAATAATGACGCCAAACTCGATTTTGCGACCACCAATATTGGATTTGGTACGGTATCGGTGAGACTTGGTGATGGGTCGGGTAATTTCACAGGTTTTACTCCAACGAGCGAAGTAACCGTGAACCCCAACCCGCGATACCTGGCGGTTGCTGATTTTAATGGGGATGATTTCCAGGATTTTGTTGTTGTTCATTTCAACGCGCAGAATTCGGGAGCCATTCGTTTGAATAGCTCTTGTCCGCCACCCAATACGCCTCCGACAATCACAGCCGTCGCGCCATTATCGAGACAAAAGGCTGCGCCGGCGATCAACTCCAAAATTGCTGCGGTTAATGACGACGATCAAACGGCAAACACCTTAACAGTGACTGCGACACCTTTATCCGGGACTGGCGTTTCCATCACTAACATCAGCGTCGCGGTCAATGGTGATGTCACGGCTGATGTCACGGCTGATTGCGGCGCAACCAATTCGACTTTCACGCTAACCGTTAGCGATGCTCAGTTGGCTTCTGCCACAGAGACGCTTACGGTTAATGTGACGCCAGAGACCACGCCTCCAGCAATCGAATGTCCAGCGAATATCACTCAATCGACGGACTTGAATCAATGCTTGGCGGTTGTCAATTACACATTGCCTGCTGCAAATGATAATTGCCCCGGCGTAGGCACGGTGGTTTGTAGCCCGGCATCAGGTTCAAACTTTCAAAAGGGTGTGACAACGGTGACCTGCACCGTGAGTGATGCGAGCGGCAATCCCGCTTCTTGTTCATTCACCATAACGGTCAACGACACACAGGCTCCCAACATGCTCTGCCCGCCGAATATCACCATGCCGACAGATACAAATCTTTGTTCGGCAGCGGTTACTTATCCACCGCTTAATCCAACCGATAACTGTCCTGGAGTTGGCAGCGTCACCTGCACACCTGCCAGCGGGTCAACTTTCCAAAAGGGAATAACTACGGTCACCTGTTCGGTCAGCGATGCAAGTAACAACACAGCCGTTTGCACCTTCACGGTGACAATCAATGATACGCAAAATCCGACAATTACCTGTCCGACGAATATCACCCAATCAACCGACAGCGGGGTTTGCACAGCGGTTGTGAATTTTACGACGCCGACACCAGCGGATAATTGTCCGGGCGCGACCGTCGCTTGTGTTCCGGCAACCGGTTCAACGTTCAATAAAGGCATCACGACCATCACCTGTACCGCGACCGATACGTCGAACAATGCTGCGTCCTGCACCTTTACAGTAACCATTAATGATACGCAGCAGCCGACAATAAATTGTCCTGCGAATAAAACGGTCAGTACCGATGCTAATCAATGTTCGGCAGTGGTGACCTATACATCGGCGACCGCGACGGATAATTGTCCGGGTGTTGGAACCGTGACCTGCACCCCGCCATCGGGTTCAACCTTTCAAAAGGGAACGACTACGGTTACATGTTCAGTAAGCGACGCCGCAACCCCTACTGCGAATAGCGCGAGCTGTACATTCACGATAACGGTAAATGATACACAACCCCCAAGTATTGCCTGTCCTGCCCCCGTCACCGTGCCGACCACGTCAAATCAATGCTCGGCGGTGGTGACCTATACAATGCCAACCGGAACGGATAATTGTCCGGGTGTTGGGGCAGTGACTTGTGTGCCGCCGTCAGGTTCGACTTTTCCCAAAGGGATTACCTCGGTGACCTGTTCGGTTAGCGATGCCGCAGGCAATTCAACTAATTGTTCATTTGCGGTCACGGTTAACGACACGCAAAATCCTACGCTGAGTTGTCCTGCGAATATTACTCAAACGACAACGACAGGTTGTTTAACGGTGACCTACACAACCCCGACAGGCTCAGATAATTGTCCAGGCGTAGCGGTGAATTGTGTGCCGCCATCAGGAACCTGCTTTGCTGTTGGCACAACGACGGTCACCTGCACAGCGACCGATACCAGCAATAACAGCGCAAGCTGTTTGTTCACTGTGACAATTATCCCTTGCACTATTAGTTGCCCGGCGGATGTCGTGAAAGCCAATGATACGAATCAATGCGGCGCGTTAGTCAATTATCCGTCACCTTCAACGACGGGCAATTGCGGAACGGTGGTTTGCAGTCCGCCCACCGGGTCATTCTTTGCAAAAGGGGTGACAACCGTAAGTTGCACTACGACTGTGGGTCCGAGTTGTGCTTTCACGGTAACGGTTAATGATACGGAATCACCGGGCATCACTTGTCCGTCTAATATTTCGCAATCGACCGATGCAAATGTTTGTCAGGCAGTGGTGAATTACCCAACCCCGGCAGTAACCGATAATTGTTCCGGTGTTGGCGCAGTGGCTTGTTCGCCGGCATCGGGGGCGACATTTACTAAGGGCACGACGACAGTGAATTGTTCAGTAAGTGATGCTGCGGGGAATTCGGCTGCCTGCTCATTCACCATAACCGTGAATGACACACAGCAACCGAATATGACTTGTCCGGCAAATATCACAACCGCTACAGCGCCGAATCAATGCCAGGCAAGCGTCAGTTATCAAACTCCGGTGGCAACCGATAATTGTCCGGGCGTCGGCGGTGTCACTTGCCTGCCAAATTCGGGCAGCGTTTTTGCCAAGGGAGTGACGACGGTGACTTGTACCGTGAGCGATGCGGCTGGCAATACGCGGACGTGTTCATTTACGGTTACGGTAAATGATATGCAACCGCCGGGTATCGTTTGCCCTGCGAATCTCACGGTTCCCACTTTGCCTGATCTTTGCGCAGCGACAGTGAATTATCAAACGCCTATGGCAACGGATAACTGTCCGGGCATAACCATTGCCTGTGTGCCACCGAGCGGGGCGAGTTTCCCGAAAGGCACAACGATGGTGGCGTGTACGGCGACCGATGCCAGCGGCAACAAATCGAGTTGCAGTTTCACGATAACCATCAATGATACACAAGCCCCGACGATTAGCTGTCCGCAAAACATCACCGCACCGATAGCGCCGAATCAGAGTTGTGTGGTGGTGAACTACCCGGCACCGCAAGTGAGTGATAACTGTCCTGGCGAGAGTGTGGTGTGTGTGCCGCCATCGGGGAGTTGTTTCGGCTTAGGCGTGACGACGGTGAGTTGCACGGCGACCGATGCCAGCGGCAACACGGCGAATTGTTCCTTCGTAGTAACGACCTTTGACATCTGCATTCAGGATGACAGCAATGCGACAACGGTGTTGTTACTCAACAGCCTGACGGGCGATTATGTGTTCTGTTGTGGCGTCGATAAATACTTCGGCAAGGGCACCGTGACCAAGCGGGGCGGGGTGATCACCCTGACACATAATCCTTCGGATAGGCGTGTGCTTGCCACTATCAATCAAAGTGTGAGGACAGCAACAGGTAGTTTGCAATCGCCTCCGGGAACGCTTCAATGTTCTATCGCCGATAGAAATATTCTGGATAATTCCTGTAACTGCACACTCCCCAACAACCGCAGACCATGAACAATTAATCAAAAAGTTGAGAGGTGTAAAATACAAGGTCATTCGGGGTGGCTTGTTGCCACCCTGATTTATTTTAAAGCCATTAAC from the Acidobacteriota bacterium genome contains:
- a CDS encoding HYR domain-containing protein — protein: MKSNPHFTRVILLAVVLISAWLLSLAGLKLVNADTGIIENSTYHFSNSTDAGDLDPAMFYAVYTVDNLGDTGAGTGTTGDFRYCLSQANAAGGSNTINFSVTGTINLSSALPAINNDLTINGPGANALTINGNNFAVVFNISTNKTVNINGVTITGGNGTSLVAGGIDNSGNLTLNGCHITGNAGKFAGGLQNLGSLTVLNSTFSNNTATLTGFNNGGGISQSNNGVMLVTNTTISGNQATAFGNANGGILIFDGTAVITNSTITDNKGGTNDSVGGIRRNFGLVVVRNSIVAANRNNSTVPDVGGGLTSQGYNLIGNVGGEVLFDQPGDQTGTGAAPLDPLVAPLTNNGGTTPTHALYGGSPTIDKGLSFDSVIDQRGLARTFDDPNIASATGGDNTDIGAYEAQTVLPSFGNYPNTSVPLGANTTITPSAPPFMMSRVSVSTSAKFKGTLTANPVTGVVRVTNAYPSGIYTLTLNGFGANGVGRRSFTLTVQSGTPCENPLAFTYAPDVALNPFSNSLAVGDFNEDGRQDFVAGYDSPDPASVRLGDGAGNFSGSTTVSAQPFIRAIVVGDFNEDGHQDLGLSNNSVLRSVSIRLGDGAGNFSGTLNVPTGAIPNAVAIGDFNGDGHQDLATANEIDNTVSIRFGDGQGNFSGTSEIAVGERPYSIAVSDFNGDGKLDFATANLNGNAASVRLGNGAGSFANAPDIALGGFQQFVVAGDFNSDNKPDLAIAMVSVNVVAIRLGDGAGNFSGMTNVPVSSGPACIALGDFNNDAKLDFATTNIGFGTVSVRLGDGSGNFTGFTPTSEVTVNPNPRYLAVADFNGDDFQDFVVVHFNAQNSGAIRLNSSCPPPNTPPTITAVAPLSRQKAAPAINSKIAAVNDDDQTANTLTVTATPLSGTGVSITNISVAVNGDVTADVTADCGATNSTFTLTVSDAQLASATETLTVNVTPETTPPAIECPANITQSTDLNQCLAVVNYTLPAANDNCPGVGTVVCSPASGSNFQKGVTTVTCTVSDASGNPASCSFTITVNDTQAPNMLCPPNITMPTDTNLCSAAVTYPPLNPTDNCPGVGSVTCTPASGSTFQKGITTVTCSVSDASNNTAVCTFTVTINDTQNPTITCPTNITQSTDSGVCTAVVNFTTPTPADNCPGATVACVPATGSTFNKGITTITCTATDTSNNAASCTFTVTINDTQQPTINCPANKTVSTDANQCSAVVTYTSATATDNCPGVGTVTCTPPSGSTFQKGTTTVTCSVSDAATPTANSASCTFTITVNDTQPPSIACPAPVTVPTTSNQCSAVVTYTMPTGTDNCPGVGAVTCVPPSGSTFPKGITSVTCSVSDAAGNSTNCSFAVTVNDTQNPTLSCPANITQTTTTGCLTVTYTTPTGSDNCPGVAVNCVPPSGTCFAVGTTTVTCTATDTSNNSASCLFTVTIIPCTISCPADVVKANDTNQCGALVNYPSPSTTGNCGTVVCSPPTGSFFAKGVTTVSCTTTVGPSCAFTVTVNDTESPGITCPSNISQSTDANVCQAVVNYPTPAVTDNCSGVGAVACSPASGATFTKGTTTVNCSVSDAAGNSAACSFTITVNDTQQPNMTCPANITTATAPNQCQASVSYQTPVATDNCPGVGGVTCLPNSGSVFAKGVTTVTCTVSDAAGNTRTCSFTVTVNDMQPPGIVCPANLTVPTLPDLCAATVNYQTPMATDNCPGITIACVPPSGASFPKGTTMVACTATDASGNKSSCSFTITINDTQAPTISCPQNITAPIAPNQSCVVVNYPAPQVSDNCPGESVVCVPPSGSCFGLGVTTVSCTATDASGNTANCSFVVTTFDICIQDDSNATTVLLLNSLTGDYVFCCGVDKYFGKGTVTKRGGVITLTHNPSDRRVLATINQSVRTATGSLQSPPGTLQCSIADRNILDNSCNCTLPNNRRP